A portion of the Stigmatella aurantiaca DW4/3-1 genome contains these proteins:
- a CDS encoding GNAT family N-acetyltransferase, whose amino-acid sequence MPSLRPVHPTDDAFLFKLYASTRQDLAHLGLAEPQKELLLRMQWKAQWQSYSSRYPGSAPQLVLVNGQPVGRLWVARVPGELRVMDISLLPEHRGAGLGTGLLRALQQEATAAGTPVRLSVAHDNPARRLYERLGFTRREGGTALAEPFLLLEWTPPAAPTAASSPAPRPPSE is encoded by the coding sequence ATGCCTTCCCTACGCCCTGTTCATCCCACGGACGACGCGTTTCTGTTCAAGCTCTATGCCAGCACCCGGCAGGACCTGGCCCACCTGGGCCTCGCGGAGCCACAGAAGGAGCTGCTCCTGCGCATGCAGTGGAAGGCGCAGTGGCAAAGCTACTCCTCCCGCTATCCGGGAAGCGCCCCCCAGCTCGTGCTCGTGAACGGACAGCCCGTGGGCCGGCTCTGGGTGGCGCGCGTGCCCGGGGAGCTGCGGGTGATGGACATCTCGCTGTTGCCCGAGCACCGGGGGGCGGGGCTGGGCACCGGGCTGCTGCGAGCCCTTCAGCAAGAGGCCACCGCGGCGGGCACGCCCGTGCGTCTGAGCGTGGCCCACGACAACCCGGCGAGGCGGCTCTACGAGCGGCTCGGCTTCACGCGCCGGGAGGGAGGGACGGCCCTCGCGGAGCCGTTCCTCCTCCTGGAATGGACGCCCCCTGCGGCGCCTACAGCAGCAAGTTCTCCGGCGCCGCGGCCACCGTCTGAATGA